One stretch of Streptomyces sp. A2-16 DNA includes these proteins:
- a CDS encoding C40 family peptidase: MGTGKRGLIATAVTVIGAVAVLAAPGTAFAAPSPTPSPTASPTAVTNKDIEAVRKQLDALYHDAAVATDAYNAAEEKSEQQSAQIVALARKIVKGQEKLAKLKARAGAAAAAQYRANGLPDEAQLMLSDDPQEFLDATGRVLQGQRATKALIAELTRTQQDLKQYADDASAQWTKLEANRKARAAAKKKVEQQIAAAEKLESQLEEKEKKRLAELEEQAAHQAQTAWLDSGILEEINGKASAAGKTAVAYATDQINKPYEWGAEGPDSYDCSGLTSQAWASAGKPIPRTSQEQWRQLKHIDVKDMRPGDLIIYFDDASHVAMYLGDGAIVHAPRPGRTVTIAGAGSMPILGVVRPDA; encoded by the coding sequence ATGGGGACGGGCAAGCGCGGTCTGATCGCTACGGCCGTGACCGTGATCGGCGCGGTGGCCGTACTGGCGGCACCGGGCACCGCCTTCGCCGCCCCGAGTCCGACCCCCTCCCCCACGGCCTCGCCGACCGCCGTGACCAACAAGGACATCGAGGCCGTACGCAAACAGCTGGACGCGCTTTACCACGACGCCGCCGTCGCCACCGACGCCTACAACGCCGCCGAGGAGAAGTCCGAGCAGCAGTCGGCGCAGATCGTCGCCCTGGCCCGGAAGATCGTCAAGGGCCAGGAGAAGCTGGCGAAGCTGAAGGCCCGTGCGGGCGCCGCGGCGGCCGCCCAGTACCGCGCCAACGGCCTGCCCGACGAGGCCCAGCTGATGCTGAGCGACGATCCGCAGGAGTTCCTGGACGCCACCGGCCGCGTACTGCAGGGCCAGCGCGCCACGAAGGCGCTGATCGCCGAACTGACCCGGACCCAGCAGGACTTGAAGCAGTACGCCGACGACGCCTCCGCGCAGTGGACCAAGCTGGAGGCGAACCGCAAGGCGAGGGCGGCGGCCAAGAAGAAGGTCGAGCAGCAGATCGCGGCGGCCGAGAAGCTCGAGTCCCAGCTGGAGGAGAAGGAGAAGAAGCGCCTCGCCGAGCTGGAGGAACAGGCCGCCCACCAGGCACAGACCGCCTGGCTGGACTCCGGCATCCTCGAGGAGATCAACGGCAAGGCGAGCGCGGCCGGCAAGACCGCCGTCGCCTACGCGACCGACCAGATCAACAAGCCGTACGAATGGGGCGCCGAGGGCCCGGACTCGTACGACTGCTCCGGACTGACCTCACAGGCCTGGGCGAGCGCCGGCAAGCCCATTCCGCGCACCTCGCAGGAGCAGTGGCGGCAGCTCAAGCACATCGACGTCAAGGACATGCGGCCCGGCGACCTGATCATCTACTTCGACGACGCCAGCCATGTGGCGATGTACCTGGGCGACGGCGCGATCGTGCACGCGCCGCGGCCCGGACGGACGGTGACGATCGCCGGGGCAGGGTC